CCTGAAAGCATCTGGAATTGGTGAACCTCTCTTGTCATGGCTTTCATCTTACCTTTCTTTCCGCTATCAATGGGTTAAACTGTTTGGAGTGAGGTCCACgcattgaactatataataactgGAACGCTCACCGCCCATATGactaatgtaaataaaaccGAGCGAGTGTGTTAGAACGAGATAGCGAATACTTTAGGTATTTCTATCTCTGTCTTTATTGATAATGCGCCGTACCGTATTCATTTTCAATGTTTACCggcaaaaatattgtgaatacttgtcatcaatttcaaaattttgttttttctgcTTGAATTTACGtgtttctttataatttatattctagtctatagataggtacaattaaaCTAAGGTGAATTTTTGCAGTGCGTTTAACTGTTCCAGTTCAAGTGAtgttaaaaatgaactaatatttCACAAGTTAGTATTAATGTTAACTGTGGttgattatttagtaattatattactagtagtattaatttaagttttaggtccctatataattatttaaattatttaactttgtatatTTATCGTCCAAGGTTTCCACTTAATGATAgtgaaagattaaaaaaatggaTACATGCTGTCAGACGGACTAATTTCAAACCAagctgtaattaatttttatgtagtcTACATTTTGTTAAGAATGACTACAATGAAGCAGTTGTTAGTGGGAAGTTAGTGTTGAAAAAATGTGCTATGCCAACTATCTTTGAATTTCCAGACCATCTAATGTCAAAAGTAAAAGAAAGGCGAATTTTGCAGAGATCGGTGGAAATTcaagtaaaaattgtttttaatttacttaatatgataataatttattatataataataattttttattggataataaaaaacaatacattaataatagttattaaataatataaacaatatataaaacaaattacattgatattataaaatctctttgaacatttattattttttcttcataaataataaatattattatataatgattctAATGAGGATGATTTAGACCTTCAagtaataaacacaaaataataatatttaaaattccaaattaaaaaaaggtgggtaagtggatgtcgctctgctgtacagtaggttacaagtggNNNNNNNNNNNNNNNNNNNNNNNNNNNNNNNNNNNNNNNNNNNNNNNNNNNNNNNNNNNNNNNNNNNNNNNNNNNNNNNNNNNNNNNNNNNNNNNNNNNNNNNNNNNNNNNNNNNNNNNNNNNNNNNNNNNNNNNNNNNNNNNNNNNNNNNNNNNNNNNNNNNNNNNNNNNNNNNNNNNNNNNNNNNNNNNNNNNNNNNNNNNNNNNNNNNNNNNNNNNNNNNNNNNNNNNNNNNNNNNNNNNNNNNNNNNNNNNNNNNNNNNNNNNNNNNNNNNNNNNNNNNNNNNNNNNNNNNNNNNNNNNNNNNNNNNNNNNNNNNNNNNNNNNNNNNNNNNNNNNNNNNNNNNNNNNNNNNNNNNNNNNNNNNNNNNNNNNNNNNNNNNNNNNNNNNNNNNNNNNNNNNNNNNNNNNNNNNNNNNNNNNNNNNNNNNNNNNNNNNNNNNNNNNNNNNNNNNNNNNNNNNNNNNNNNNNNNNNNNNNNNNNNNNNNNNNNNNNNNNNNNNNNNNNNNNNNNNNNNNNNNNNNNNNNNNNNNNNNNNNNNNNNNNNNNNNNNNNNNNNNNNNNNNNNNNNNNNNNNNNNNNNNNNNNNNNNNNNNNNNNNNNNNNNNNNNNNNNNNNNNNNNNNNNNNNNNNNNNNNNNNNNNNNNNNNNNNNNNNNNNNNNNNNNNNNNNNNNNNNNNNNNNNNNNNNNNNNNNNNNNNNNNNNNNNNNNNNNNNNNNNNNNNNNNNNNNNNNNNNNNNNNNNNNNNNNNNNNNNNNNNNNNNNNNNNNNNNNNNNNNNNNNNNNNNNNNNNNNNNNNNNNNNNNNNNNNNNNNNNNNNNNNNNNNNNNNNNNNNNNNNNNNNNNNNNNNNNNNNNNNNNNNNNNNNNNNNNNNNNNNNNNNNNNNNNNNNNNNNNNNNNNNNNNNNNNNNNNNNNNNNNNNNNNNNNNNNNNNNNNNNNNNNNNNNNNNNNNNNNNNNNNNNNNNNNNNNNNNNNNNNNNNNNNNNNNNNNNNNNNNNNNNNNNNNNNNNNNNNNNNNNNNNNNNNNNNNNNNNNNNNNNNNNNNNNNNNNNNNNNNNNNNNNNNNNNNNNNNNNNNNNNNNNNNNNNNNNNNNNNNNNNNNNNNNNNNNNNNNNNNNNNNNNNNNNNNNNNNNNNNNNNNNNNNNNNNNNNNNNNNNNNNNNNNNNNNNNNNNNNNNNNNNNNNNNNNNNNNNNNNNNNNNNNNNNNNNNNNNNNNNNNNNNNNNNNNNNNNNNNNNNNNNNNNNNNNNNNNNNNNNNNNNNNNNNNNNNNNNNNNNNNNNNNNNNNNNNNNNNNNNNNNNNNNNNNNNNNNNNNNNNNNNNNNNNNNNNNNNNNNNNNNNNNNNNNNNNNNNNNNNNNNNNNNNNNNNNNNNNNNNNNNNNNNNNNNNNNNNNNNNNNNNNNNNNNNNNNNNNNNNNNNNNNNNNNNNNNNNNNNNNNNNNNNNNNNNNNNNNNNNNNNNNNNNNNNNNNNNNNNNNNNNNNNNNNNNNNNNNNNNNNNNNNNNNNNNNNNNNNNNNNNNNNNNNNNNNNNNNNNNNNNNNGGCTGCAGTGTTACTGATCTGGGTTTATCTACTAGTAATTTCGATCCGAGTCCCCACATTGAACATATCTGTTGCAAGGCTTTTAAAATTTAGGATTCGTATTGAGACTATGTAAAGACTTTCGGTTAGGCTTATCCTTTAAGGTACTTTATTGTACTCTCGTACGCCCTATTTTAGAATATGGTGCCGTTATTTGGAATCCTCACGACAACAATGACTCTGTCAGGCTAGAAAGGGTTCAACGAAAATTCATGAAGTATGCTGGATTTCGTTTGAATATCCCCTGTGAACCTCATAACTACGAACCAGTTGCTACTCAGCTAGAACTGGGTTCCTTGGCTGAGCGTAAGTGGTTGGCGgacatcaaatttttaaaaaatgtattagatggAATTATCGACTCTCCTGAATTGCTTTCCTTAATCTGTTTGAGTGTTCCTCAACGTCCTTCCCGATCTGTTGCTCCTTTTTATGTCACTTTCGCCTCCACAAACTATCTAAAAAATGAACAGATTTGACGTATAATGAGTAATGCCAATGTTGACCCTTCGTGTCTACTTACTTTATAGCTGTTTTGTTTAACTATATACTTCTTatcttaagttatataattgtattaatgtcTATGAATGTAATGTGTAATTGTGTTAAAGGGTTATATcccgtatatttaataataaataataaataataataaataaataataaataactcacACTAGGTTAACGGTTtcggaaaaaatcaaaacaattaggcttttataaaacaaccatcaatttattgaaaacatttgaacaatttactatttattttttattgaattaggtATGTAGGTTTTTTTTCCAAGTGGATCTATATAGTATTCtgtatttgacaataattaCTCATTAAATTCATTTcgtattttaagaaattttttgaaagtattACGCCAATTCCTGATTTAcactattgttattgtttatgttgTACGATGCATGCGCGTGTACAAAGACACTTCTTGAAAACAATTTCACATACCTACACGCTTCACGTTTATTGGCTCTGTATTTTGTACAAACTATACGTTGTGAACGTgtgttatattagttattttagttataagtaagtgtatattattattagttatgaacaaaaaaaaaaaataaataataatatcataatcaatattaatccatacaattttctttattaaactaaaacattcttaaataacataatataataactataatctaagacatt
This portion of the Acyrthosiphon pisum isolate AL4f chromosome A1, pea_aphid_22Mar2018_4r6ur, whole genome shotgun sequence genome encodes:
- the LOC107882293 gene encoding uncharacterized protein LOC107882293 — protein: MTTMKQLLVGKYGAVIWNPHDNNDSVRLERVQRKFMKYAGFRLNIPCEPHNYEPVATQLELGSLAERKWLADIKFLKNVLDGIIDSPELLSLICLSVPQRPSRSVAPFYVTFASTNYLKNEQI